A single window of Deltaproteobacteria bacterium DNA harbors:
- a CDS encoding DUF2242 domain-containing protein yields the protein MRKILFLLPILLLSACSQQVYKDVFNTDSGPNVRTFNASVDTCHLAAKRAVLSQNFRIEKEDLQAKSFTAARYFEDGKDSTVLTINANVIATGDKATVYISAVQHVDKIRTKTDRLGLTLGLIPIGSEATKVKQEERTVEDAEFYKKFFDAVEKEIKVIAAKP from the coding sequence ATGAGAAAAATTCTTTTTCTATTGCCTATCCTTCTGCTTTCTGCCTGCAGCCAGCAGGTTTATAAGGATGTCTTTAATACAGACAGCGGGCCGAATGTGAGGACTTTTAATGCCTCTGTTGATACCTGTCATCTTGCGGCTAAAAGAGCAGTATTGAGCCAGAACTTCAGGATAGAAAAAGAGGATTTGCAGGCAAAATCATTCACTGCAGCAAGGTATTTTGAAGACGGCAAGGACAGCACCGTCCTTACAATCAATGCAAATGTAATAGCCACAGGCGATAAGGCGACTGTTTATATCAGCGCGGTGCAGCATGTAGACAAGATAAGGACAAAAACCGACAGGCTCGGACTGACTCTTGGGTTAATCCCTATTGGAAGCGAAGCCACAAAAGTTAAACAGGAAGAGAGAACCGTTGAAGATGCGGAGTTTTACAAGAAGTTTTTTGATGCGGTTGAGAAGGAGATAAAGGTTATAGCGGCAAAGCCTTAA
- a CDS encoding DUF5615 family PIN-like protein — protein sequence MKYYLDEDLSPKIAEILRKHSIDAVSVHEIGMVQAEDIEHLERAASESRCLVTRNRNDFIRLTVQFFNEHRHHNGVLIIPHTLPGDNFSLIAKAIIKYDQKHSNDVKSYGIDFLNF from the coding sequence TTGAAATATTACCTTGATGAAGATTTGAGCCCGAAGATTGCAGAGATACTCAGAAAACACAGCATAGATGCTGTAAGCGTCCATGAAATCGGCATGGTGCAGGCAGAAGACATTGAACATCTTGAACGGGCTGCCTCTGAAAGCAGATGCCTTGTAACCCGTAATAGGAATGATTTTATTCGTCTGACCGTTCAGTTTTTTAATGAGCATCGCCATCATAACGGAGTCCTTATAATTCCCCATACATTACCGGGGGATAATTTTTCACTTATAGCCAAAGCCATTATTAAATACGACCAAAAACATTCTAACGATGTAAAATCATACGGCATCGATTTCCTGAACTTTTAG
- a CDS encoding type II toxin-antitoxin system RelE/ParE family toxin, with protein MYRIETTPDFDKDLKNMDRDISSRILKKLEWLSQHPEVLKFPLKNPPKDLKGLQKYRIGDYRVLLWVDHGKQAITLYGVEHRRSVYDDL; from the coding sequence GTGTATAGAATAGAAACTACCCCTGACTTTGACAAAGACTTAAAGAACATGGATAGAGATATATCCTCCCGCATCCTTAAAAAGTTAGAATGGTTGAGTCAACACCCAGAGGTTCTTAAGTTTCCTCTGAAAAATCCTCCAAAAGACCTTAAAGGACTCCAGAAATATCGCATTGGTGATTACCGTGTCCTTCTATGGGTAGATCATGGTAAACAAGCAATAACCCTTTACGGTGTTGAACATCGCCGTTCTGTTTATGATGATCTTTAG
- a CDS encoding YHS domain protein, translating into MRNKEDKEMKKLFVLNLVLMIIAFSNVCLAGSWISGAKEGVAIGGYDTVAYFTTQKAIMGSVKNNYEWGGTVWFFASPENRDLFIADPEKYVPQYGGHCALSVYNGKNAKGDGAVWTIYKKKLYLNFNRDVQDRWLKNMSEYIYYADREWPKIKARLEE; encoded by the coding sequence ATGAGAAACAAGGAGGATAAGGAAATGAAAAAGCTATTTGTGTTAAATTTGGTTCTGATGATCATTGCGTTTTCAAATGTTTGTTTGGCAGGGTCTTGGATTAGTGGCGCAAAAGAAGGTGTTGCAATTGGAGGGTATGATACGGTTGCCTACTTTACTACTCAAAAAGCAATAATGGGTTCCGTGAAAAATAATTATGAATGGGGTGGCACAGTCTGGTTCTTCGCATCCCCTGAAAACCGAGACCTTTTTATTGCCGATCCCGAAAAATACGTACCACAGTATGGCGGGCATTGCGCTCTCTCTGTGTATAATGGCAAAAATGCCAAAGGAGATGGAGCGGTTTGGACCATATATAAAAAAAAATTATATCTCAACTTCAATAGAGACGTACAAGACCGTTGGCTTAAAAATATGTCTGAATATATTTATTATGCCGACCGTGAGTGGCCCAAAATTAAAGCACGATTAGAAGAATAG
- a CDS encoding antitoxin family protein, translated as MPQTITAIFEDGVFKPLEKVDMPEHKRLKIILANEVERIAPEECSLIGIIDIAKDCYDIDLSIHHDKYLYGEVPS; from the coding sequence ATGCCGCAGACAATAACCGCTATTTTTGAGGATGGCGTTTTTAAGCCATTGGAGAAAGTTGATATGCCTGAACATAAGAGGCTTAAAATAATCCTTGCAAATGAAGTTGAGCGTATTGCTCCGGAAGAATGCAGTCTTATCGGGATAATTGATATCGCAAAAGATTGTTATGATATTGACCTTTCCATCCATCATGACAAATACCTGTATGGCGAGGTTCCGAGTTGA
- a CDS encoding DUF560 domain-containing protein → MSFPKASIPDRNIRGQIQFFRKSVGNRGRVHIFRDAINHEAGLTHFLRFNDAKHYIKAGYFYDREHTEGANWDYSGNKFVTGIQYTFPKDIRLNADYEYKEVCYKNINIFFDEKRKDIERAVSGSISKDIINNLTLSLEYLRRDNMSNIALYDYDKNLYSIGLSWRW, encoded by the coding sequence ATGTCATTCCCGAAGGCTTCTATCCCCGATAGAAACATTCGGGGACAAATCCAGTTCTTTCGGAAATCGGTCGGAAATCGGGGACGGGTTCATATTTTTAGGGACGCAATAAATCACGAGGCCGGTCTTACCCATTTCTTGAGATTCAATGATGCCAAACACTACATAAAGGCAGGTTATTTTTATGATAGAGAGCATACAGAAGGCGCCAACTGGGACTATTCAGGGAATAAGTTTGTTACAGGCATTCAATACACATTTCCCAAAGATATAAGGCTCAATGCGGATTATGAATACAAAGAGGTTTGCTACAAAAACATCAACATCTTCTTTGACGAAAAGAGAAAGGACATAGAAAGGGCAGTAAGCGGGTCTATTTCAAAGGATATTATTAACAACCTAACCCTCTCTCTGGAATATTTGAGAAGGGATAATATGTCTAATATAGCCCTGTATGATTATGACAAAAATCTTTATTCAATAGGATTGAGTTGGAGATGGTAG
- a CDS encoding type II toxin-antitoxin system VapC family toxin, with translation MKVFIDTSAFCALAIPKDQNNSNAKAIHTKLQEQKAIIYTSDYILDESYTLLKMRGSHTTSVKFMDEIGKSHINILKIDEHIETAAKAIFRKFEDKRLSFTDCTSFVVINQFGIEAVFAFDEHFKYHPYPHSVKIFG, from the coding sequence TTGAAGGTTTTTATTGATACCAGCGCCTTTTGCGCCCTTGCTATTCCTAAAGACCAGAATAATTCCAACGCCAAAGCCATCCATACTAAACTTCAAGAGCAAAAGGCAATTATTTATACTTCCGATTATATTTTGGATGAAAGCTATACGCTCCTTAAAATGAGAGGCAGTCACACTACTTCCGTTAAATTTATGGACGAGATAGGCAAGAGTCATATAAACATTTTGAAAATCGATGAGCACATTGAAACTGCTGCTAAAGCAATATTCAGAAAGTTTGAAGATAAGAGGTTGAGTTTTACAGACTGCACAAGCTTTGTCGTGATAAATCAGTTCGGGATTGAAGCCGTCTTTGCCTTTGATGAACATTTCAAATACCATCCTTACCCTCATTCTGTAAAGATATTTGGATAA